In the genome of Candidatus Microbacterium phytovorans, one region contains:
- a CDS encoding HAMP domain-containing sensor histidine kinase produces MNRATSVHSRRTRTLGLLVAVVAAGFALAALGVVLVHVVTAQPLPWAAIPVYATVSVATLVVIGIVGWTILPTVPAEHLSSDRDETAYEAQRRLLDDVRHELKTPITIVRGHLEVMDPNDPTDAAAIRDLGMAELDRMTRLIGDIDLLAAVETDKFTMSEVDLAQLTQRVGELVTVIPDHAWSVEQSADAVIRGDGDRLLQAWLQLADNAAKYTPAGSAIEVGSAVHAGGVQLWVRDHGPGIPPALRHRIFRRFDRGTGKRSVGGSGLGLAIVDAIAKAHRGHCAIADTPGGGATFTLEIPVGTKAAVPSPVRAGDVLMQREATG; encoded by the coding sequence GTGAATCGGGCGACTAGCGTGCACTCCCGGCGTACGCGCACCCTCGGACTCTTGGTCGCCGTCGTCGCGGCCGGTTTCGCCCTGGCCGCGCTCGGCGTCGTGCTCGTTCACGTGGTCACCGCTCAACCTCTCCCCTGGGCGGCCATCCCCGTCTACGCGACGGTCTCCGTCGCGACGCTTGTCGTGATCGGCATCGTGGGCTGGACGATCCTCCCGACCGTCCCCGCCGAGCATCTCTCGAGCGACCGCGACGAGACGGCCTACGAAGCGCAGCGCCGGCTGCTGGACGACGTGAGGCACGAGCTGAAGACCCCGATCACGATCGTCCGGGGCCATCTCGAGGTGATGGACCCCAACGATCCGACCGATGCCGCAGCGATCCGCGACCTCGGCATGGCCGAACTCGACCGGATGACGCGGCTCATCGGCGACATCGACCTGCTCGCCGCCGTGGAGACCGACAAGTTCACGATGTCCGAGGTCGACCTCGCCCAGCTCACGCAGCGCGTCGGCGAGCTCGTGACGGTCATCCCCGACCACGCGTGGAGCGTAGAGCAGAGCGCGGATGCCGTGATCCGCGGCGATGGCGACCGGCTCCTCCAGGCCTGGCTGCAGTTGGCCGACAACGCCGCGAAGTACACGCCGGCCGGAAGTGCGATCGAGGTGGGCAGCGCCGTCCACGCGGGCGGCGTGCAGCTGTGGGTGCGCGATCACGGCCCCGGCATCCCTCCTGCCCTTCGCCACCGCATCTTCCGTCGCTTCGATCGTGGAACGGGCAAGCGCTCGGTCGGAGGTTCGGGCCTGGGCCTCGCGATCGTCGACGCGATCGCGAAGGCGCACCGCGGTCACTGCGCGATCGCCGACACGCCCGGGGGCGGCGCGACGTTCACCCTGGAGATCCCGGTCGGCACCAAGGCCGCTGTTCCCTCGCCGGTGCGCGCCGGCGATGTCCTGATGCAACGAGAGGCCACCGGATGA
- a CDS encoding carbonic anhydrase, producing MRRGNARFVAGEPRHPRQDVERRHELESAQKPRAVLFGCSDSRLAAEIIFDKGLGDLFVVRNAGQVVSDSAIASIEYAVAVLDVSLIIVLAHDQCGAVRAAIDSTALDAPELPPHIWRLIAKIVPAVKRVLRTAPDATAETVDAEAVGAEHLRGTVDELLASSRLIADAVAEGRLAIVGANYRLGEGTAVPQVSVGLDD from the coding sequence ATGCGCCGCGGCAACGCGCGCTTCGTCGCCGGCGAGCCGCGTCACCCCCGCCAGGACGTCGAGCGGCGTCACGAGCTCGAGAGCGCCCAGAAGCCGCGCGCCGTGCTCTTCGGCTGCTCCGATTCGCGCCTCGCGGCCGAGATCATCTTCGACAAGGGCCTCGGTGATCTGTTCGTCGTCCGTAACGCCGGCCAGGTCGTGTCCGACTCGGCGATCGCCAGCATCGAGTACGCCGTCGCGGTGCTCGACGTCTCCCTCATCATCGTGCTCGCTCACGACCAGTGCGGGGCCGTCCGCGCCGCCATCGACTCCACCGCACTCGACGCCCCGGAACTGCCGCCGCACATCTGGCGACTCATCGCCAAGATCGTCCCGGCCGTGAAGCGCGTCCTGCGCACCGCGCCCGACGCGACGGCGGAGACGGTGGATGCCGAGGCCGTCGGCGCCGAGCACCTGCGCGGCACGGTCGACGAGCTCCTGGCGTCCTCCCGCCTCATCGCCGACGCCGTGGCCGAGGGGCGGCTCGCGATCGTCGGGGCCAACTATCGACTCGGCGAGGGAACCGCCGTGCCGCAGGTCAGCGTCGGACTCGACGACTGA
- a CDS encoding metal-dependent hydrolase, protein MALPRHDTLVTYPDGATTSTGTVVHVQPLGGGRSAVLLDRTAFHPVDTAWPDQPTDRGVLRDGDDVWPVLDGLTGGIHDEALHVGAHLPVRGGTEGWTFVVAHVVEGDAPEIGRAVTVEVDAAHRLALSAGHTGCHLASLALDSALAGAWTKSPPLDARGAPAFDQLAIQRSRIVTGGSVDAYRIGKSLRRKGFDPSVLADLAPIAAEVDAQLAAWIGHGGAVRIDRAADHLSARRTWVCALPDGDVSIPCGGTHLASLAEIEAVAVELRTSEVEGGLELEMVTRVTLRDSH, encoded by the coding sequence GTGGCGCTTCCCCGACACGACACCCTCGTGACGTATCCCGATGGAGCCACGACGTCGACCGGCACCGTGGTCCACGTCCAGCCCCTCGGCGGCGGACGTTCCGCCGTCCTCCTCGATCGCACCGCGTTCCATCCCGTCGACACGGCATGGCCGGATCAGCCCACCGACCGTGGTGTCCTCCGCGACGGCGACGACGTCTGGCCCGTACTCGACGGCCTCACGGGCGGCATCCATGACGAGGCGCTCCATGTCGGCGCCCACCTGCCCGTCCGCGGCGGAACGGAGGGCTGGACGTTCGTCGTCGCCCACGTCGTCGAGGGCGACGCGCCCGAGATCGGCCGTGCGGTCACGGTCGAGGTCGACGCCGCCCACCGCCTGGCGCTGTCGGCCGGGCACACCGGATGCCATCTGGCATCCCTCGCGCTGGATTCCGCCCTGGCGGGAGCGTGGACGAAGTCGCCACCGCTCGACGCACGAGGGGCGCCCGCGTTCGATCAGCTGGCCATCCAGCGCTCCCGCATCGTGACGGGCGGCTCGGTGGACGCCTACCGGATCGGCAAGTCGCTGCGCCGGAAGGGATTCGACCCGAGCGTGCTCGCGGACCTCGCACCGATCGCCGCGGAGGTCGATGCGCAGTTGGCGGCCTGGATCGGACACGGCGGCGCCGTGCGCATCGATCGTGCGGCTGACCACCTGTCCGCGCGCCGCACCTGGGTGTGTGCGCTCCCCGACGGCGACGTGTCCATTCCGTGCGGGGGCACGCACCTCGCGTCTCTCGCGGAGATCGAGGCTGTCGCCGTGGAGCTCCGCACGAGCGAGGTCGAGGGCGGCCTGGAACTCGAGATGGTCACCCGGGTCACCCTTCGCGACTCGCACTGA
- a CDS encoding exodeoxyribonuclease VII small subunit, translating to MTSDSATDVANLSFEQARDELVRVVAELEQGAPTLEDSLTLWTRGEALAARCEEWLLGAKRRLDAARSADTES from the coding sequence ATGACGAGCGACAGCGCCACCGATGTCGCGAACCTGTCGTTCGAACAGGCGCGCGACGAGCTGGTTCGAGTCGTCGCCGAGCTCGAACAGGGCGCTCCCACGCTCGAAGACTCTCTGACCCTCTGGACGCGGGGCGAGGCGCTCGCGGCGCGGTGCGAGGAGTGGCTGCTGGGCGCCAAGCGGCGCCTCGATGCGGCCCGCTCCGCCGACACGGAGTCGTGA
- the xseA gene encoding exodeoxyribonuclease VII large subunit: MTSFEPAEGQTPPPDSVHPRDSSAQVPTSVSRLNETIRDFVQRWNSVWVEGEVTSWNVRGGHVFGRLKDASGDAAISFRLWSSTLQRLPEQMKVGDRVVACVKPDYFVKSGDFTFTVSSMRHTGLGDQLERLERLRAQLRAEGLFDAARKSAVPFLPHVIGLITGERSDAEKDVHRNAELRWPQVRFRTIHAAVQGDRCVPETIAALKVLDADPDVDVIVIARGGGDPQTLLGFSDERLLRAVAGAATPVVSAIGHENDHPLLDDVADLRASTPTDAAKKVVPDVAEQRALVQQLRSRARTRLTQRVSHDVAQLEQLRSRPVLRDPESLLTGRAQEVWTLQSRGRELVRRRMDAAATATAELRAGLRALSPGATLARGYAIAHVGEGVIVRDAAQAPAGTEVVVTVARGSFTTHSDGELAADPGTERADGASATPAQDRRMES, translated from the coding sequence GTGACGTCGTTCGAGCCGGCCGAGGGCCAGACACCGCCGCCCGATTCGGTGCACCCGCGGGACTCCTCGGCGCAGGTCCCGACGTCCGTTTCCCGGCTGAACGAGACCATCCGCGACTTCGTGCAGCGATGGAACTCGGTCTGGGTGGAGGGCGAGGTGACCTCCTGGAACGTACGGGGCGGTCACGTCTTCGGTCGATTGAAGGATGCCTCCGGCGACGCCGCCATCTCGTTCCGACTCTGGTCTTCGACGCTTCAGCGCCTGCCCGAGCAGATGAAGGTCGGCGATCGCGTCGTCGCGTGCGTGAAGCCCGACTACTTCGTCAAGAGCGGCGACTTCACCTTCACCGTCTCCTCGATGCGTCACACGGGCCTCGGCGACCAGCTGGAGCGACTCGAACGCCTGCGTGCTCAGCTGCGGGCAGAGGGACTGTTCGACGCGGCGCGCAAGAGCGCGGTACCGTTCCTGCCTCACGTGATCGGCCTGATCACCGGGGAGCGCAGCGACGCCGAGAAGGACGTCCACCGCAACGCGGAGCTCCGCTGGCCGCAGGTGCGGTTCCGGACGATCCATGCAGCCGTGCAGGGCGACCGCTGCGTGCCCGAGACCATCGCTGCACTGAAGGTGCTCGACGCCGATCCCGACGTCGACGTCATCGTCATCGCGCGCGGTGGCGGTGACCCCCAGACGCTCTTGGGCTTCAGTGACGAGCGCCTGCTGCGCGCCGTGGCGGGCGCGGCGACTCCGGTCGTCTCCGCTATCGGGCACGAGAACGACCACCCCCTCCTCGACGACGTCGCCGATCTCCGCGCGTCCACCCCTACCGACGCCGCGAAGAAGGTGGTGCCCGACGTCGCCGAGCAGCGCGCCCTCGTGCAGCAGCTGCGCAGCCGCGCCCGCACCCGGCTCACCCAGCGCGTCTCCCACGACGTCGCCCAGCTCGAGCAACTCCGCTCACGTCCGGTGCTGCGCGACCCCGAGTCGCTTCTGACCGGCAGGGCGCAGGAGGTCTGGACCCTCCAGTCGCGCGGGCGGGAACTCGTACGCCGCCGGATGGATGCCGCCGCCACCGCCACCGCCGAGTTGCGCGCGGGCCTTCGCGCGCTCTCGCCGGGCGCGACCCTGGCCCGGGGCTACGCCATCGCTCACGTCGGCGAGGGAGTGATCGTGCGTGACGCGGCGCAGGCGCCCGCCGGCACCGAGGTCGTCGTCACGGTCGCCCGCGGATCGTTCACGACGCACTCCGACGGCGAGCTCGCCGCCGACCCCGGCACCGAGCGGGCTGACGGTGCCTCGGCGACGCCCGCGCAGGACCGTAGGATGGAATCATGA
- a CDS encoding 4-hydroxy-3-methylbut-2-enyl diphosphate reductase yields MSASVVPLPLPRIPGPRGRLQDNPVSGQKRVLLASPRGYCAGVDRAVIAVEKALERYGAPVYVRKQIVHNIHVVTELEAQGAIFVEEVDEVPEGANVVFSAHGVSPAVVSAAADRGLHAIDATCPLVTKVHREAVRFARSDHEILLIGHEGHEEVEGTAGEAPDHVTVVNSPEEADTVVVKDPSRVVWLSQTTLSVDETMETVRRLRERFPQLQDPPSDDICYATQNRQVAIKKVAKDADLVIVVGSANSSNSVRLVEVALEYGAKAAYRVDYAHEIEQSWLDDVETVGVTSGASVPEVLVQEVLSELAGAGYRDVEQVRTAEEDLMFSLPKELRQDASGRRDDRALGGRSSS; encoded by the coding sequence GTGAGTGCCTCCGTCGTCCCCCTGCCCCTGCCCCGCATACCGGGGCCGCGTGGGCGGCTCCAGGATAACCCGGTGTCCGGACAGAAGCGGGTGCTCCTGGCATCCCCGCGCGGCTACTGCGCCGGTGTCGACCGCGCCGTGATCGCTGTGGAGAAGGCGCTGGAGCGCTACGGCGCCCCCGTGTACGTGCGCAAGCAGATCGTGCACAACATCCACGTCGTGACCGAGCTCGAGGCGCAGGGGGCGATCTTCGTCGAGGAGGTCGACGAAGTCCCCGAAGGCGCGAACGTCGTCTTCAGCGCGCACGGCGTCTCGCCCGCGGTGGTCTCGGCCGCGGCGGATCGCGGACTTCACGCGATCGATGCGACGTGCCCCCTCGTGACCAAGGTGCACCGCGAGGCCGTGCGCTTCGCTCGCAGCGACCACGAGATCCTCCTCATCGGCCACGAAGGACACGAAGAGGTCGAAGGCACGGCGGGGGAGGCCCCCGACCACGTCACGGTCGTCAACTCTCCCGAGGAGGCCGATACGGTCGTCGTGAAGGACCCCTCACGCGTCGTCTGGCTGTCGCAGACCACGCTCTCGGTCGACGAGACCATGGAGACCGTGCGCCGGCTCCGCGAGCGCTTCCCGCAGCTGCAGGACCCGCCCTCCGACGACATCTGCTACGCCACGCAGAATCGCCAGGTCGCCATCAAGAAGGTCGCGAAGGATGCCGACCTGGTCATCGTGGTGGGTTCGGCGAACTCGTCCAACAGCGTGCGTCTCGTGGAGGTCGCCCTCGAGTACGGGGCCAAGGCCGCGTATCGCGTCGACTACGCGCACGAGATCGAGCAGTCCTGGCTCGACGACGTCGAGACTGTCGGGGTGACCTCGGGCGCGTCGGTGCCGGAGGTGCTCGTCCAGGAGGTGCTCTCCGAGCTGGCCGGCGCGGGTTACCGCGACGTCGAGCAGGTGCGCACCGCCGAGGAAGACCTCATGTTCTCGTTGCCCAAGGAGCTGCGCCAGGATGCCAGCGGGCGTCGCGACGATCGTGCCCTCGGCGGTCGGTCGAGCTCGTGA
- a CDS encoding DUF4245 family protein, with product MASGPRIVAELGRPETPDETAARKAESSRVYRSSQTFRNLIAALIVTVAVVAVVYFGVPRGNPPAPEPVDVAAAASVVASERDRPVVEPEVPASWRANAARVEDGAWTVVYAPPKGFVRIAQGFDAAEDWPTTLLGGYAPTGTTTVDGITWDVYDLPGDAGIRYALVTDAGADTVAVYGSMSAETAETAAAGLADQIRTLREETP from the coding sequence ATGGCATCCGGTCCTCGGATCGTCGCCGAGCTGGGTCGCCCCGAGACCCCCGATGAGACGGCCGCCCGCAAGGCGGAGTCCTCGCGTGTCTACCGGTCGAGCCAGACGTTCCGCAATCTGATCGCGGCGCTCATCGTCACGGTCGCCGTCGTCGCCGTCGTGTACTTCGGCGTTCCGCGGGGCAACCCGCCCGCGCCCGAACCCGTCGACGTCGCCGCCGCGGCCTCCGTCGTGGCGAGCGAACGAGACCGCCCCGTCGTCGAGCCGGAGGTCCCGGCATCCTGGCGCGCGAACGCCGCACGCGTCGAGGACGGCGCCTGGACGGTCGTCTACGCGCCGCCGAAGGGATTCGTGCGCATCGCGCAGGGCTTCGACGCGGCCGAAGACTGGCCGACGACACTGCTCGGCGGTTACGCGCCGACGGGCACCACGACCGTCGACGGCATCACCTGGGACGTCTACGACCTCCCGGGCGACGCGGGCATCCGCTACGCGCTCGTGACGGATGCCGGTGCCGACACGGTGGCCGTCTACGGCTCGATGTCGGCAGAGACCGCCGAAACGGCCGCCGCCGGGCTGGCCGACCAGATCCGCACCCTTCGGGAGGAGACACCGTGA
- a CDS encoding class II fumarate hydratase, with the protein MTDTEYRIEHDTMGEVRVPKHALYAAQTQRAVENFPISGSGLESTQIAALARIKKAAALANKELGTLDGAIAEAIAWAADEVITGRHDGEFPVDTYQTGSGTSSNMNMNEVLATLATRHLGAPVHPNDHVNASQSSNDVFPTSVHIAVTQALIDDLIPALDHLAVALEAKAELWKDAVKSGRTHLMDATPVTLGQEFGGYARQMRLGIERVQAVLPRVGEVPLGGTAVGTGINTPLGFPQKVIALLQAETELPITEAKDHFEAQANRDGLVEASGALRTIAVSLTKINNDIRWMGSGPNTGLAELHIPDLQPGSSIMPGKVNPVVPEATLMVSARVIGNDATVAWAGASGSFELNVAIPVMGTALLESIRLLSNAMRVLADKTIDGLQANTERAAAYAGMSPSIVTPLNKLIGYEAAAKIAKHSVAKGITVREAVIDLGYVERGELTEAQLDEKLDLLSMTHAG; encoded by the coding sequence ATGACCGACACCGAGTACCGCATCGAGCACGACACGATGGGCGAGGTCCGCGTGCCGAAACACGCGCTGTACGCCGCGCAGACGCAGCGTGCCGTCGAGAACTTCCCGATCTCGGGGAGCGGACTGGAGTCGACGCAGATCGCCGCGCTCGCCCGCATCAAGAAGGCTGCGGCACTGGCGAACAAGGAGCTGGGCACGCTCGACGGCGCGATCGCCGAGGCAATCGCCTGGGCCGCTGATGAGGTCATCACGGGGCGGCACGACGGCGAGTTCCCCGTCGACACGTATCAGACCGGCTCGGGCACGTCGTCGAACATGAACATGAACGAGGTGCTCGCCACTCTCGCGACGCGTCACCTCGGCGCGCCCGTGCACCCCAACGACCACGTCAATGCGTCGCAGTCGTCCAACGACGTCTTCCCGACCTCGGTGCACATCGCGGTCACGCAGGCGCTCATCGACGACCTCATCCCCGCCCTCGACCACCTCGCGGTCGCCCTGGAAGCCAAGGCGGAGCTCTGGAAGGATGCCGTCAAGTCGGGTCGGACCCACCTGATGGACGCCACGCCTGTCACCCTCGGCCAGGAGTTCGGCGGGTACGCCCGTCAGATGCGTCTCGGCATCGAGCGGGTGCAGGCCGTCCTCCCCCGCGTGGGCGAGGTGCCGCTCGGCGGCACGGCCGTGGGCACGGGCATCAACACGCCGCTGGGCTTCCCGCAGAAGGTCATCGCACTGCTCCAGGCCGAGACCGAGCTTCCCATCACCGAGGCCAAGGACCACTTCGAGGCCCAGGCCAACCGCGACGGCCTCGTCGAGGCATCCGGGGCCCTGCGGACCATCGCGGTGTCGCTCACCAAGATCAACAACGACATCCGCTGGATGGGCTCCGGCCCCAACACCGGCCTCGCCGAGCTCCACATTCCCGATCTCCAACCGGGGTCCTCGATCATGCCGGGGAAGGTCAACCCCGTCGTCCCCGAGGCCACGCTCATGGTGTCCGCGCGGGTCATCGGAAACGACGCGACGGTCGCGTGGGCGGGCGCTTCCGGTTCGTTCGAGCTCAACGTGGCGATCCCGGTCATGGGAACGGCTCTGCTGGAATCGATTCGCCTGCTGTCGAACGCGATGCGCGTGCTGGCCGACAAGACGATCGACGGCCTGCAGGCCAACACCGAGCGCGCGGCCGCCTACGCCGGCATGTCGCCGTCGATCGTGACACCGCTGAACAAGCTCATCGGCTACGAGGCGGCGGCGAAGATCGCCAAGCACTCCGTCGCCAAGGGCATCACGGTGCGCGAGGCCGTCATCGACCTGGGGTACGTGGAGCGCGGCGAGCTGACCGAAGCGCAGCTCGACGAGAAACTCGATCTCCTGTCGATGACCCACGCGGGTTGA
- a CDS encoding PhoH family protein encodes MTTRAPEQQRRVSTGGSTAAEQDLRTYILDTSVLLSDPRAFFRFAEHSVVVPVVVITELEGKRHDPELGYFARQALRHLDELRIEHGRLDFPVAVGDGGTLRVELTNTDPTILPAGMRLGDNDTRILAVAMHLAQEGHEVTVVSKDLPMRVKAASLGIYAEEYLAEQAIDSGWTGIASIDVSGDDVSDLYESEVALSEDVRGLPVNTGLVIHSERGSALGRVTGDGEFRLVRGDRDVFGLHGRSAEQRIAIDLLLDPEVGIVSLGGRAGTGKSALALCAGLESVLERQQQKKIIVFRPLFAVGGQELGYLPGDQSEKMNPWGQAVFDTLGSVVSGNVLEEVVERGMLEVLPLTHIRGRSLHDAFVIVDEAQSLERNVLLTVLSRMGQNSRVVLTHDVGQRDNLRVGRHDGVASVIETLKGHDLFGHVTLMRSERSAIAALVTDLLEQGELS; translated from the coding sequence GTGACCACACGAGCACCAGAGCAGCAGCGCCGCGTCAGCACCGGCGGGAGCACCGCCGCCGAACAGGATCTGAGGACCTACATCCTCGACACTTCGGTTCTTCTGAGCGACCCGCGTGCGTTCTTCCGATTCGCAGAACACTCCGTCGTCGTCCCCGTGGTGGTCATCACGGAACTCGAGGGCAAGCGTCACGATCCGGAGCTCGGCTACTTCGCCCGCCAGGCGCTCCGGCACCTCGACGAGTTGCGCATCGAGCACGGCCGACTCGACTTCCCCGTCGCGGTGGGAGACGGCGGAACACTGCGTGTCGAGCTGACCAACACCGACCCGACGATCCTCCCGGCCGGCATGCGCCTGGGCGACAACGACACCCGTATCCTCGCGGTCGCGATGCACCTCGCGCAGGAGGGTCACGAGGTGACCGTCGTCTCGAAGGACCTTCCGATGCGCGTCAAGGCCGCCTCCCTCGGCATCTACGCCGAGGAGTACCTGGCCGAGCAGGCTATCGACTCCGGCTGGACCGGCATCGCGTCGATCGACGTGTCGGGAGACGATGTCAGCGACCTCTACGAGAGCGAAGTGGCCCTCAGTGAGGACGTGCGCGGGCTTCCCGTCAACACAGGCCTCGTCATCCACTCCGAGCGAGGCTCTGCGCTGGGTCGCGTGACCGGCGACGGCGAGTTCCGACTCGTGCGCGGGGACCGAGACGTGTTCGGGTTGCACGGCCGTTCGGCCGAGCAGCGCATCGCCATCGACCTCCTGCTCGACCCCGAGGTCGGAATCGTGTCGCTCGGCGGGCGAGCCGGCACCGGCAAGTCGGCGCTCGCGCTGTGCGCCGGCCTCGAGTCCGTCCTCGAGCGGCAGCAGCAGAAGAAGATCATCGTGTTCCGGCCGCTGTTCGCCGTCGGCGGCCAGGAGCTGGGCTATCTCCCCGGGGACCAGTCCGAGAAGATGAACCCCTGGGGTCAGGCCGTCTTCGACACCCTCGGTTCGGTCGTCTCGGGCAACGTGCTCGAGGAGGTCGTCGAGCGCGGGATGCTCGAGGTGCTGCCCCTCACGCACATCCGTGGCCGGTCCCTTCATGACGCCTTCGTGATCGTCGACGAGGCCCAGTCGCTCGAACGCAACGTGCTGCTGACGGTTCTCAGCCGCATGGGGCAGAACTCCCGCGTGGTCCTCACCCACGACGTCGGACAGCGCGACAACCTCCGCGTCGGACGCCACGACGGGGTGGCGAGCGTCATCGAGACGCTCAAGGGACACGATCTCTTCGGTCACGTGACCCTCATGCGTTCGGAGCGTTCGGCGATCGCCGCTCTCGTCACCGACCTCCTGGAACAGGGCGAACTCAGCTGA
- a CDS encoding response regulator transcription factor, translating into MTRILVVDDEPHIVSLVTRSLHADGYETVVAEDGAEALERALEPDIALVVLDVGLPSMDGFEVLRHLRARGSAIPVIMLTARSGTSDTIEGLDAGASDYVAKPFAVAELLARVRSRLRESSTAPVLLTRGDVSLDVLARRVTVADREVDLSAREFALAEQFLRHPGEVLTREVLLSRVWGMDFDPGSNVVDVYVRYLRAKLGPDNIVTVRGEGYRWD; encoded by the coding sequence ATGACACGCATCCTCGTCGTCGATGACGAACCCCACATCGTCTCCCTCGTCACGCGCAGTCTGCACGCCGACGGCTACGAGACCGTCGTCGCGGAAGACGGTGCGGAGGCTTTGGAACGCGCTCTCGAGCCCGACATCGCCCTCGTCGTCCTCGACGTGGGACTGCCCTCCATGGACGGCTTCGAGGTGCTGCGGCACCTGCGCGCCCGCGGCAGCGCGATACCCGTGATCATGCTGACAGCGCGCAGCGGCACGAGCGACACGATCGAGGGCCTGGATGCCGGGGCGAGCGACTACGTGGCGAAGCCCTTCGCGGTCGCCGAGCTCCTCGCCCGTGTGCGTTCGCGCTTGCGGGAGTCCTCGACGGCTCCGGTGCTGCTGACGCGGGGCGACGTGTCTCTCGACGTCCTCGCCCGCCGCGTGACGGTCGCCGACCGCGAGGTCGACCTGTCGGCCCGGGAGTTCGCGCTCGCGGAGCAGTTCCTCCGGCATCCGGGCGAGGTGCTCACGCGCGAGGTGCTGCTGAGCCGCGTGTGGGGCATGGACTTCGATCCGGGCTCCAATGTCGTCGACGTGTACGTGCGCTACCTGCGCGCCAAGCTGGGGCCCGACAACATCGTCACCGTGCGTGGCGAGGGCTACCGCTGGGATTGA